Proteins from a genomic interval of Clostridia bacterium:
- a CDS encoding leucine--tRNA ligase has translation MEDYNAQQIEQKWQEIWQKSGVFKAVDFSPKPKYYALIEFPYPSGVGLHVGHVRAYTSLEVVSRMRRMQGYNVLFPIGWDAFGLPTENYAIQTGQHPRVVTDKNIKTFLSQLAKMGYSFDLDRLIDTTDPAYYKWTQWIFLQLYKRGLAYRSHTYVNFCPKCNVVLSNEESQGGVCDRCNSQVEQRVKDVWFLKIREYADKLLDGLDDLDFLPRIKLEQRNWIGRSYGAEIDFGLNVDDALKVFTTRCDTLFGVTFMVIAPEHPIVDKYADRIANLDEILAYREAAKLKNEFTRVQLAKDKTGVKIDGLYAVHPVTGKPIPIFVADYVMMGYGTGAIMAVPAHDTRDWDFAKKFGLDIIEVIAGGNVTEAAYTDIQNGVLVNSDFLNGLTVAQAKEKMLAYLAEKGIGNKKVNYNMKDWAFNRQRYWGEPIPIVYCDACGMLPVPEEELPLKLPELKEYKYGKGGESPLTEVPEWVNCRCPRCGGPAKRETDTMPQWAGSSWYFLRYIDPHNDRVLADPDKLKYWGQVDWYNGGMEHVTRHLIYSRFWNLFLHDIGVVPNAEPYAKRTAQGLLLGEDHEKMSKSRGNVINPLDCVERYGADVLRTFILFIGDYERPAPWSETGIAGCRRFVERVWRLQTIVTDEERYSAKHTSSVHKMIKKVTDDFDSAGFNTAIAAMMGFVNEVYLDKYITKGEFVTLLKLYNPVAPHLCEELYQILGGEGLLAEAEWPQYDPNKLIDQTVTLPVQVCGKMRGTVEVARDATLDEVRAAVMASPIAAYIEGKTVVKEIYVPNRICNFIVK, from the coding sequence ATGGAAGACTACAATGCGCAACAAATAGAGCAAAAATGGCAAGAGATTTGGCAAAAATCGGGCGTTTTCAAGGCCGTCGATTTTTCGCCCAAACCCAAATATTACGCCCTCATCGAGTTCCCCTATCCCTCGGGCGTAGGGCTTCACGTTGGCCACGTCCGCGCCTACACCTCGCTGGAAGTCGTGTCCCGTATGCGTCGTATGCAGGGCTACAACGTGCTGTTTCCCATAGGCTGGGACGCCTTCGGTTTACCCACCGAAAACTATGCCATTCAGACGGGTCAGCACCCCCGCGTCGTCACCGACAAAAACATCAAAACCTTCCTTTCCCAACTCGCCAAAATGGGTTACAGTTTCGATTTGGACAGGCTTATCGACACCACCGATCCCGCCTACTACAAGTGGACGCAATGGATTTTCTTGCAACTCTACAAGCGCGGCTTGGCGTACCGCAGTCACACCTACGTCAACTTCTGTCCCAAGTGCAACGTCGTGCTTTCCAACGAGGAGAGTCAGGGGGGCGTGTGTGACCGTTGCAATTCGCAGGTAGAGCAGCGCGTCAAGGACGTTTGGTTCCTCAAAATACGCGAATACGCCGACAAATTGCTGGACGGCTTAGACGACCTCGATTTCCTTCCCCGCATCAAATTGGAGCAGCGTAATTGGATAGGCCGCTCCTATGGAGCGGAGATAGATTTCGGCCTCAACGTGGACGACGCGCTCAAGGTGTTCACCACGCGTTGCGACACCTTGTTCGGCGTCACCTTCATGGTCATTGCGCCCGAGCATCCCATTGTGGACAAATATGCCGATCGCATCGCCAATTTGGACGAAATTTTGGCCTACCGAGAGGCCGCCAAACTCAAAAACGAGTTCACCCGCGTGCAGCTTGCCAAGGACAAAACGGGCGTCAAAATCGACGGATTGTACGCCGTTCACCCCGTCACGGGCAAGCCCATTCCCATCTTCGTGGCCGACTACGTTATGATGGGTTACGGCACGGGCGCCATCATGGCCGTGCCCGCGCACGACACCCGCGATTGGGATTTCGCCAAGAAGTTCGGCCTTGACATTATCGAGGTCATCGCGGGCGGCAACGTGACCGAAGCCGCCTACACCGATATTCAAAACGGCGTGTTGGTCAACAGCGATTTTTTGAATGGTCTCACCGTGGCCCAAGCCAAAGAAAAAATGCTGGCCTACCTCGCCGAGAAGGGCATCGGCAACAAGAAAGTCAACTACAATATGAAGGATTGGGCGTTCAATCGTCAACGCTATTGGGGTGAACCTATCCCCATCGTCTATTGCGACGCGTGCGGTATGCTCCCCGTGCCCGAAGAGGAGTTGCCTCTCAAGTTGCCCGAACTCAAAGAATACAAGTACGGCAAGGGCGGCGAATCCCCTCTTACCGAGGTTCCCGAGTGGGTAAATTGCCGTTGTCCGAGGTGCGGCGGCCCCGCCAAACGCGAGACGGATACCATGCCCCAATGGGCGGGTAGCAGTTGGTATTTCCTGAGATATATTGACCCCCATAACGACCGTGTTTTGGCCGACCCCGACAAGCTGAAATATTGGGGGCAAGTCGACTGGTACAACGGCGGTATGGAGCACGTCACCCGTCACCTCATCTACAGCCGCTTCTGGAATCTTTTCCTTCACGACATCGGCGTGGTACCGAACGCCGAGCCGTACGCAAAGCGTACGGCTCAAGGTCTGCTTTTGGGCGAAGATCACGAGAAAATGAGCAAGTCCAGAGGCAACGTGATCAATCCGTTGGACTGTGTTGAGCGCTACGGCGCGGACGTTTTGCGTACCTTTATCCTGTTCATCGGCGACTACGAGCGCCCCGCGCCTTGGAGCGAAACGGGCATCGCCGGCTGCCGTCGCTTCGTGGAGCGCGTATGGCGTTTGCAGACCATCGTCACCGACGAAGAAAGGTATAGCGCCAAGCACACGTCCTCGGTGCATAAGATGATCAAAAAGGTCACCGACGACTTCGATTCGGCGGGCTTCAATACGGCCATCGCCGCGATGATGGGCTTCGTCAACGAGGTCTATCTAGACAAGTATATCACCAAGGGCGAGTTCGTCACCTTGCTCAAATTGTACAACCCCGTCGCCCCCCATTTGTGCGAAGAATTGTACCAGATTTTGGGCGGTGAAGGCTTGTTGGCCGAGGCCGAGTGGCCCCAATACGACCCGAATAAGCTCATCGACCAGACCGTCACCTTGCCCGTGCAGGTGTGCGGCAAGATGCGCGGCACGGTCGAGGTGGCGCGTGACGCTACGCTCGACGAAGTGCGTGCGGCCGTGATGGCGTCGCCCATCGCCGCGTATATCGAGGGCAAGACCGTCGTCAAAGAGATATACGTGCCCAACCGTATCTGCAACTTCATCGTCAAGTAA
- a CDS encoding PTS sugar transporter subunit IIC has product MQEKDKITQESEAQSTQPTGENPKTEREQPTENAAAEDVAVDAVATENGADGESAVESAADGESAVESAAEKNAATESGAESEKPTEKGETEKNAAAPAATPKKTPKQVVKYLFKRWFIDAFTGMAQGLFVTLIAGTIICQIGDWCGAGRNSFGDFLKTLGNLAKMLMGAGIGVGMAHKLGCKPLLIFASAVSGLIGAWSMQLVNLWTTGATFSIAMGMCGNPIGAYIVALFGIEVVGLYAGKTKVDIVLVPLGVILLSLASVWAAWPFIKLVELLGTGIALAIQAGTAVKIIVGIFVAVVLGLLLTLPTSSAAIWIAIAATAIGAAEDYQIAMSIAGGAAVAGCAAHMVGFAVASFRENKWGGLVSQGIGTSMLQIPNLMRNPRILIPEIAASAVAGLVAVLLDMRCNAAGGGMGTSGLVGVFGVIAESQKWGVPTWRYVLGIVLCMFVIPAVVAFVVSELLRKVGWIKEGDQKI; this is encoded by the coding sequence ATGCAAGAAAAAGACAAGATAACGCAAGAAAGCGAGGCGCAGAGCACGCAACCCACGGGCGAAAACCCGAAAACGGAACGAGAGCAACCCACGGAGAACGCGGCGGCAGAAGACGTCGCGGTCGACGCCGTAGCGACCGAAAACGGCGCGGACGGCGAAAGTGCGGTCGAAAGCGCGGCGGACGGCGAAAGTGCGGTCGAAAGCGCGGCGGAGAAGAACGCGGCTACGGAAAGCGGCGCGGAGAGTGAAAAGCCGACCGAAAAAGGCGAGACCGAGAAAAACGCGGCGGCACCTGCCGCTACGCCCAAGAAAACGCCCAAACAAGTGGTCAAATACCTCTTCAAACGGTGGTTTATCGACGCCTTTACGGGTATGGCGCAGGGCCTGTTCGTCACCCTCATCGCGGGCACCATTATATGCCAGATCGGCGACTGGTGCGGCGCGGGGCGGAACAGTTTCGGCGACTTCTTGAAAACGCTGGGCAACCTGGCCAAAATGTTGATGGGCGCGGGTATCGGCGTGGGTATGGCGCACAAGTTGGGCTGTAAACCCCTCTTGATATTCGCTTCGGCGGTCTCGGGCCTGATCGGCGCATGGAGTATGCAACTCGTCAACCTGTGGACGACGGGCGCGACCTTCTCTATCGCCATGGGTATGTGCGGCAACCCCATCGGCGCCTATATCGTGGCGCTATTCGGTATAGAAGTGGTCGGGTTGTATGCGGGCAAGACCAAAGTGGACATCGTTTTGGTGCCGTTGGGCGTCATACTGCTGTCCTTGGCGTCCGTATGGGCGGCGTGGCCCTTTATCAAATTGGTGGAATTGCTGGGTACGGGCATCGCCCTGGCCATTCAGGCGGGCACGGCCGTCAAGATAATCGTGGGCATTTTCGTGGCCGTAGTGCTCGGCCTGTTGCTCACCTTGCCCACCTCGTCGGCGGCTATATGGATAGCCATCGCCGCTACGGCCATCGGCGCGGCGGAAGACTACCAAATCGCGATGAGTATAGCGGGCGGCGCCGCCGTAGCCGGGTGCGCCGCGCATATGGTCGGCTTTGCCGTGGCGAGCTTCCGCGAAAACAAGTGGGGCGGCCTCGTGAGCCAAGGTATCGGCACCAGCATGCTGCAAATACCCAACCTCATGCGCAATCCGCGCATTCTCATACCCGAAATAGCCGCTTCGGCCGTGGCGGGCTTGGTGGCGGTATTGCTGGATATGCGCTGTAACGCGGCGGGCGGCGGTATGGGTACGAGCGGCCTCGTGGGCGTGTTCGGCGTGATCGCCGAGAGTCAAAAGTGGGGCGTGCCCACTTGGCGTTACGTCCTAGGCATCGTGCTGTGTATGTTCGTCATACCCGCCGTCGTGGCCTTCGTAGTGAGCGAATTGCTACGCAAAGTCGGCTGGATAAAAGAAGGCGATCAAAAAATTTGA
- the pepF gene encoding oligoendopeptidase F, with protein sequence MKYTDRKDIPLKYTWDLTPIFADVAAWEAQFARLKSLLPKAAAYRGKLGDKAQLAALYALSDEASLAFEQLYVYAFLKYYEDTRVGESQQLVARIGMCQAEVAGAFAWVTPEIIASYDHDKLVALSEDPTFRAHRHELVELARQKDRVLSDKEEKILAEVSPVLGMFHETFGKYDNADVRWKPVTVDGKEVEMSHGVYGELMLSKDRNVREAAHNSMMDGYKQMINTLASNYAGNVLGDVFLAKTRGYKSVLERALDDDNIPQEVYFKLIDKVHGAIPALRAYMAYRKRVLGLDEHKAYDMYVPPVEEETKKYEYEESFDMVIKGLAPLGEDYVALLKRARNERWIDVYEASGKRSGGFSWGVYGSPPYILLNYNGTLSETFTIAHELGHSMHTYHSDHALPYASAQYRIFVAEIASTVNEMILIKSLLKEAAPQEKRYLLSYLLDMFKSTVFRQTLFAEFEMKAHNFVEEGGGLSADLLCKTYNDLIVEYYGEEFVTPMIQYEWARIPHFYTSFYVYQYATGLISACSIASDIIEGKEGAVENYKKFLSAGGSMDALDILRLAGVDLTQDEPFDKAMRLFSDTLKELESLA encoded by the coding sequence ATGAAATACACGGATAGAAAAGACATTCCCCTCAAGTATACTTGGGACCTGACGCCCATCTTTGCGGACGTGGCCGCGTGGGAAGCGCAATTCGCGCGGCTCAAATCGCTATTGCCCAAGGCCGCGGCGTATCGCGGCAAACTGGGCGACAAAGCGCAACTCGCCGCCTTGTACGCCTTGTCCGACGAGGCTTCGCTGGCGTTTGAACAGTTGTACGTCTACGCTTTCCTCAAATACTACGAGGACACCCGCGTGGGCGAAAGTCAGCAACTCGTCGCGCGTATCGGTATGTGCCAGGCCGAGGTGGCCGGCGCGTTTGCGTGGGTAACGCCCGAGATAATCGCGTCCTACGACCACGACAAACTCGTCGCCTTGTCCGAGGACCCGACCTTCCGCGCCCATCGCCACGAACTCGTGGAGTTGGCCCGTCAAAAGGACAGAGTGCTGTCGGACAAAGAAGAGAAGATATTGGCCGAGGTCAGCCCCGTGTTGGGTATGTTCCACGAGACGTTCGGCAAGTACGACAACGCCGACGTAAGATGGAAACCCGTCACGGTGGACGGCAAAGAAGTGGAGATGAGCCACGGCGTGTACGGCGAATTGATGCTGTCGAAAGACCGCAACGTGCGCGAGGCCGCCCACAACAGTATGATGGACGGCTACAAGCAGATGATCAATACCTTGGCCTCCAACTACGCGGGCAACGTGTTGGGCGACGTGTTTTTGGCCAAAACCCGCGGCTACAAGAGCGTGCTGGAGCGGGCGTTGGACGACGACAACATTCCCCAAGAGGTCTACTTCAAATTGATTGACAAGGTGCACGGCGCCATCCCCGCTTTGCGCGCTTATATGGCCTACCGCAAACGCGTGTTGGGCTTGGACGAGCATAAGGCCTACGATATGTACGTGCCGCCCGTCGAAGAGGAGACCAAAAAGTACGAGTACGAAGAGAGTTTCGATATGGTCATCAAGGGCTTGGCACCCTTGGGCGAAGACTACGTCGCGCTGTTGAAACGCGCCCGCAACGAGCGTTGGATAGACGTGTACGAGGCTTCCGGCAAACGCTCGGGCGGCTTCAGCTGGGGCGTGTACGGCTCGCCGCCGTATATTTTGCTCAACTACAACGGCACCTTGTCCGAGACCTTCACCATCGCGCATGAGTTGGGGCATAGTATGCACACCTATCACAGCGACCACGCCCTGCCGTATGCTTCGGCGCAATACCGCATTTTCGTGGCCGAGATAGCGTCCACCGTCAACGAGATGATCCTCATTAAGAGTTTGCTCAAAGAGGCCGCGCCCCAAGAAAAGCGCTACCTGTTGAGCTATCTGTTGGATATGTTCAAGTCCACCGTGTTCCGTCAGACCTTGTTCGCCGAATTCGAGATGAAGGCGCACAACTTTGTGGAAGAGGGCGGCGGACTGTCGGCGGACCTGTTGTGCAAGACGTACAACGACCTCATCGTGGAGTACTACGGCGAAGAGTTCGTCACCCCGATGATCCAATACGAGTGGGCGCGTATCCCCCATTTCTATACCTCGTTCTACGTGTATCAATACGCCACCGGACTGATTTCGGCGTGCTCCATCGCCTCGGATATCATCGAGGGCAAAGAGGGCGCGGTGGAAAACTACAAGAAGTTCTTGTCGGCGGGCGGCAGTATGGACGCGTTGGATATCCTGCGCCTGGCGGGGGTAGACCTCACCCAAGACGAGCCGTTCGACAAGGCGATGCGCCTCTTCTCGGACACCCTCAAAGAATTGGAGTCGCTGGCGTAA
- the dnaB gene encoding replicative DNA helicase, whose protein sequence is MPQEKQNNKDMHFNLPTYPSNADAERSVLSSVVLDKSVAVEILSQLDDADFFTPRHKVILQAMKELDATGDEIDFVNLTERLTRTKNLEAAGGLDYIADLSSYVATAAGVRQHLEILKKLTLLRGLLNASKAIAEDVYNNDDADKCLENAQKMVLDISRTRSGDSLVHLGAVVNDVVHNYEEISASETRVTGLLTGYSNLDNAMNGLQKSDLVVLAARPGVGKTAFALSIANNIAQREPDKKILIFSLEMGSNQLAERMLCNVGKVNYSKVRHVELDNKDFVRFHRAMNVLAGSQIYLDQTAETNPEQIYSKCRQFSLEHNGVDLIIVDYLQLMDAGGRSESRQVEVSKISRRMKLLAKQLGVPIILLSQLSRAAEIRGEKPQLFDLRDSGAIEQDADIVMFLHKERGQPEEETYIELIVAKYRAGELRSHAFRWEGSTFTFTPVNPEVLHHLKKADDEGAEEIKSAMPKAAKVDAVPMPTDADAPKEENNPFDPSYLDDNKNGGKKS, encoded by the coding sequence ATGCCTCAAGAGAAACAGAACAATAAGGATATGCATTTCAATTTGCCTACCTATCCCAGCAACGCGGACGCCGAGCGCAGCGTGCTGTCTTCCGTCGTGCTGGATAAGTCGGTCGCGGTGGAGATATTGTCGCAACTTGACGACGCGGACTTCTTTACGCCCCGACACAAGGTCATATTGCAGGCTATGAAGGAGCTGGACGCGACGGGCGACGAGATCGACTTTGTCAATCTGACCGAACGGCTGACGCGCACCAAGAACCTGGAAGCGGCGGGCGGATTGGACTATATCGCGGATCTGTCCTCGTACGTCGCCACGGCGGCGGGCGTGCGGCAGCACCTCGAAATACTCAAGAAACTTACGCTGTTGAGAGGGTTGCTCAACGCCAGCAAGGCCATCGCCGAGGACGTCTATAATAACGACGACGCGGACAAGTGCTTGGAAAACGCGCAAAAGATGGTGTTGGATATATCGCGCACGCGCTCGGGCGACAGCCTGGTGCATTTGGGCGCGGTCGTCAACGACGTCGTGCACAATTACGAAGAGATATCCGCCTCGGAAACCCGCGTGACGGGGCTACTGACGGGGTACAGCAATCTGGACAACGCCATGAACGGCTTGCAAAAGAGCGACCTCGTCGTGTTGGCCGCCCGTCCCGGCGTGGGCAAGACCGCCTTTGCCTTGTCTATCGCCAACAATATCGCGCAACGCGAGCCGGACAAGAAGATACTCATCTTCTCCTTGGAAATGGGTAGCAATCAGTTGGCCGAGCGTATGCTGTGTAACGTGGGCAAGGTCAACTACTCCAAAGTGCGCCACGTGGAGTTGGACAACAAGGATTTCGTGCGCTTCCATCGCGCGATGAACGTGCTGGCGGGCAGTCAAATCTACCTCGACCAAACGGCCGAGACCAACCCCGAGCAAATATACAGCAAGTGCCGTCAATTCAGCCTGGAACACAACGGCGTGGACCTCATCATCGTGGACTATTTGCAGTTGATGGACGCGGGCGGCCGCTCGGAGAGCAGACAGGTCGAGGTGAGCAAGATCTCGCGCCGCATGAAACTGTTGGCCAAGCAGTTGGGCGTGCCCATCATACTGCTGTCGCAGTTGTCGCGTGCCGCCGAGATCCGCGGGGAGAAGCCCCAACTGTTCGACCTGCGTGACTCGGGCGCCATCGAGCAGGACGCGGATATCGTTATGTTTTTGCACAAGGAGAGAGGACAACCCGAAGAGGAGACCTATATCGAACTCATCGTCGCCAAATACAGAGCGGGCGAACTGCGGTCGCACGCCTTCCGCTGGGAGGGCAGCACCTTTACCTTCACGCCTGTGAATCCCGAAGTGCTGCACCACCTCAAGAAAGCGGACGACGAGGGCGCGGAGGAAATCAAGTCGGCGATGCCGAAAGCGGCCAAAGTCGACGCGGTGCCCATGCCCACCGACGCGGACGCACCTAAGGAAGAGAATAATCCGTTCGATCCGTCGTATCTCGACGATAATAAAAACGGGGGTAAAAAATCATGA
- a CDS encoding 4'-phosphopantetheinyl transferase superfamily protein produces the protein MELQIVLAREGGAADAVSHALGRKVRVEKRASGAPYIKGDEHYLSLSHKDDKMVVALSDKPVGVDIEKLVDKAAYYRIADNYFAEKIREGDCEGFFRGWTRREAFGKMLGKGLDGDVMRMDMSADKLEYQGSTVYFAEKRVGDYMITVAGYYPDGELKILGEEQDEE, from the coding sequence TTGGAATTGCAGATCGTATTGGCCCGAGAGGGCGGGGCGGCGGACGCCGTTTCGCACGCTTTGGGGCGCAAGGTAAGAGTGGAAAAGCGCGCCTCGGGCGCACCGTATATCAAGGGTGACGAGCATTACCTATCCTTGTCGCACAAGGACGACAAGATGGTGGTGGCCTTGTCCGATAAACCCGTCGGCGTGGACATCGAGAAATTGGTGGACAAAGCGGCGTATTATCGCATCGCCGACAACTATTTCGCCGAAAAAATACGCGAGGGCGACTGCGAAGGTTTCTTCCGCGGGTGGACCAGACGCGAGGCGTTCGGCAAGATGTTGGGCAAGGGGCTCGACGGGGACGTGATGCGTATGGATATGAGCGCGGACAAATTGGAATACCAAGGGAGCACCGTCTATTTCGCCGAAAAGCGGGTGGGCGACTATATGATTACCGTCGCGGGGTATTATCCCGACGGCGAGTTGAAGATTTTGGGAGAAGAGCAAGATGAAGAATAG
- the acpP gene encoding acyl carrier protein, translating into MKNRQEIAEKVIAIVKETLRCKVEVTEATSFVKDLDVDSLDLVELIMEVEQAFGVEVEDDMLKSIHTVGDVVDYLAK; encoded by the coding sequence ATGAAGAATAGACAGGAAATAGCCGAAAAAGTGATAGCCATCGTCAAAGAGACCTTGCGTTGCAAGGTGGAAGTGACCGAAGCCACCTCGTTCGTCAAAGACCTCGACGTGGACAGTTTGGACTTGGTGGAACTCATTATGGAAGTGGAGCAGGCGTTCGGCGTGGAAGTGGAGGACGATATGCTCAAGAGCATCCACACGGTCGGGGACGTGGTGGACTATTTGGCCAAATAA